From the Rhodoferax sp. WC2427 genome, one window contains:
- the acs gene encoding acetate--CoA ligase, with protein sequence MSSAIESVLIENRVFPPSEAMQKSARISGMDGYNALCAEAASDFEGFWARLARENVLWNKPFTQTLDESNAPFYQWFADGELNASANCLDKHMGTPTENKTAVIFEADDGTVKKTTYKELLTQVSQFANALKAAGIQKGDRVLVYMPMTLEGVIAMQACARIGATHSVVFGGFSSKALNERIIDAGAVAVVTANYQMRGGKELPLKAIVDEGIAMGGCESIKNVFVYERTATACAMVAGRDQTFAQATAGQSTDCPPVPVGAEHPLFILYTSGSTGKPKGVQHSTGGYLLWAKLTMDWTFDLKPDDVFWCTADIGWITGHTYVAYGPLAAGATQIIFEGIPTYPNAGRFWQMIERHKCTIFYTAPTAIRSLIKAAEADEKVHPDRSNLDSLRILGSVGEPINPEAWMWYYKNVGHERCPIVDTFWQTETGGHMMSPMPGATPLVPGSCTLPLPGIMAAIVDEVGNDLPNGTGGLLVVKRPWPSMIRTIWNDPDRFKKSYFPEEMGGTIYLAGDGAVRSEDRGYFRITGRIDDVLNVSGHRMGTMEIESALVSHTSLVAEAAVVGRPDDLTGEAICAFVVLKRGCPTGDEAKKIANELRAWVAKEIGPIAKPKDIRFGENLPKTRSGKIMRRLLRNLAKGEAVTQDTSTLENPAILGQLGHAY encoded by the coding sequence ATGAGTTCTGCCATCGAGTCCGTGTTGATTGAAAACCGCGTGTTCCCCCCCAGCGAGGCGATGCAAAAATCGGCCCGCATCAGTGGCATGGACGGCTACAACGCCCTGTGCGCCGAGGCGGCCAGCGACTTCGAAGGCTTCTGGGCCCGTCTGGCACGCGAAAACGTGCTGTGGAACAAGCCCTTCACCCAGACCCTGGACGAGTCCAATGCGCCGTTCTACCAGTGGTTTGCCGACGGCGAGCTCAATGCCTCGGCCAACTGCCTGGACAAGCACATGGGCACGCCGACCGAAAACAAGACGGCGGTGATCTTCGAAGCCGACGACGGCACGGTCAAAAAGACCACTTACAAAGAGTTACTCACACAGGTCAGCCAGTTTGCCAACGCCCTCAAGGCCGCAGGCATCCAAAAGGGCGACCGCGTGCTGGTCTACATGCCCATGACGCTCGAAGGCGTGATCGCCATGCAGGCCTGCGCCCGCATCGGTGCCACCCACAGCGTGGTGTTCGGCGGCTTCTCGTCCAAGGCCCTGAACGAACGCATCATCGATGCCGGTGCCGTGGCCGTGGTCACCGCCAACTACCAGATGCGCGGTGGCAAAGAGCTGCCACTCAAAGCCATCGTCGATGAAGGCATCGCCATGGGCGGCTGCGAGTCGATCAAGAACGTGTTTGTGTACGAGCGCACCGCCACCGCCTGCGCCATGGTCGCCGGTCGCGACCAGACCTTTGCCCAGGCCACCGCCGGCCAAAGCACCGACTGCCCGCCGGTGCCCGTGGGTGCCGAACACCCGCTGTTCATCCTCTATACCTCCGGCTCCACCGGCAAACCCAAGGGTGTGCAGCACAGCACCGGCGGCTATCTGCTGTGGGCCAAGCTGACGATGGACTGGACCTTCGATCTGAAGCCAGACGATGTGTTCTGGTGCACCGCCGACATCGGCTGGATCACCGGCCACACCTACGTGGCCTACGGCCCGCTGGCAGCAGGTGCCACGCAAATCATCTTTGAAGGCATCCCCACCTACCCGAACGCCGGGCGCTTCTGGCAGATGATCGAGCGCCACAAGTGCACGATTTTCTACACCGCGCCCACCGCCATCCGTTCGCTGATCAAGGCCGCCGAGGCCGACGAAAAGGTCCACCCCGACCGCTCGAACCTGGACAGCCTGCGCATCCTGGGTTCGGTGGGCGAGCCCATCAATCCCGAAGCCTGGATGTGGTACTACAAGAACGTCGGCCACGAGCGTTGCCCCATCGTGGACACCTTCTGGCAGACCGAAACCGGCGGCCACATGATGTCGCCCATGCCCGGTGCCACGCCGCTGGTGCCCGGTAGCTGCACGCTGCCGCTGCCCGGCATCATGGCCGCCATCGTCGACGAGGTCGGCAACGATCTGCCCAACGGCACCGGCGGTTTGCTGGTGGTCAAGCGCCCCTGGCCCAGCATGATCCGCACCATCTGGAACGACCCCGACCGCTTCAAGAAGAGCTACTTCCCCGAAGAAATGGGCGGCACCATCTACCTGGCCGGCGACGGCGCGGTGCGCAGCGAAGACCGTGGCTACTTCCGTATCACCGGCCGTATCGACGATGTGCTGAACGTGTCCGGCCACCGCATGGGCACCATGGAGATTGAATCCGCCCTGGTATCGCACACCTCCCTGGTGGCCGAAGCCGCCGTGGTGGGCCGTCCCGACGACCTGACCGGCGAGGCCATCTGCGCCTTTGTGGTCTTGAAGCGCGGCTGCCCCACCGGCGACGAAGCCAAGAAGATCGCCAACGAGCTGCGTGCCTGGGTGGCCAAGGAAATTGGCCCCATCGCCAAGCCCAAGGACATCCGCTTCGGCGAAAACCTGCCCAAGACCCGCAGCGGCAAGATCATGCGCCGCCTGCTGCGCAACCTGGCCAAGGGCGAGGCGGTGACGCAAGACACCTCCACGCTGGAGAACCCGGCCATCCTGGGCCAGCTGGGTCACGCGTATTGA
- a CDS encoding YqhA family protein: MSESSPPKSKPLSPLPRFIFASRWLQLPLYLGLIAAQAVYVVHFLVELLHLVEAAFGSQTALEALVHSIGYKDAVVPSALNETIIMLVVLALIDVVMISNLLIMVIVGGYETFVSRMDLEGHPDQPEWLSHVNASVLKVKLAMAIIGISSIHLLKTFINAANYDAKVLIAQTGIHVVFLLSALAIAYTDKLLTATYNAARHD; the protein is encoded by the coding sequence ATGTCCGAATCCAGCCCGCCAAAATCCAAGCCGCTCAGCCCCTTGCCCCGTTTCATTTTTGCGAGCCGTTGGCTGCAGTTGCCGCTGTATCTGGGCCTGATTGCGGCCCAGGCGGTGTATGTGGTGCACTTTCTGGTGGAGCTGCTGCATTTGGTGGAGGCGGCTTTTGGCAGCCAGACGGCGCTGGAGGCCCTGGTCCACAGCATTGGCTACAAAGACGCGGTGGTGCCCAGCGCGCTCAATGAGACCATCATCATGCTGGTGGTGCTGGCGCTGATCGACGTGGTGATGATCTCCAACCTGCTGATCATGGTGATCGTGGGCGGCTACGAGACCTTTGTGAGCCGCATGGACCTGGAAGGCCACCCCGACCAGCCCGAATGGCTGAGCCATGTGAACGCCTCGGTGCTGAAGGTCAAGCTGGCCATGGCCATCATCGGCATCTCGTCCATCCACCTGCTGAAGACCTTCATCAACGCGGCCAACTACGATGCCAAGGTGCTGATCGCGCAGACCGGCATCCACGTGGTGTTCCTGCTCAGCGCACTGGCCATCGCCTACACCGACAAGCTGCTGACCGCCACCTACAACGCAGCGCGGCACGACTAG